From Staphylococcus delphini, one genomic window encodes:
- a CDS encoding PTS transporter subunit IIC → MEAAEQRMTFKTFMFKVLNGLAIAIIAGLIPNAVLGGLFKYLSQYADIFATMNQVVLGVQFALPIMVGVLIALQFNLNPMATALVGAAAFVGSGAAKVTPAGWQLVGIGDLINTMITASIAVLIVLWLGNRLGSLNVILLPIIVGGGAGLIGVWTLPYVSKITLAIGSLVNTFTTLQPVLMGVLIAVLFSFIIVSPISTIGVGLAIGISGLAAGSAAIGVAVAAVVLFIGTLRVNKIGVPIAILLGGMKMMIPNVIRYPIILLPIGITAAVTGAAGALLGISGVKETAGFGIVGLVGPIKALELMDGNGMTNLLIVLAVFFVIPLVVGFIVDYILWKVLKLYDSEIYRFTATEDNK, encoded by the coding sequence ATGGAAGCAGCAGAGCAGAGAATGACATTTAAAACATTTATGTTCAAAGTATTAAATGGTTTAGCCATCGCAATTATTGCTGGGCTTATTCCGAATGCAGTGTTAGGTGGATTGTTTAAATACTTAAGTCAATACGCTGATATTTTCGCAACGATGAATCAAGTTGTCTTAGGGGTACAATTTGCGCTACCGATTATGGTCGGTGTCCTCATCGCGTTACAATTCAATTTAAATCCAATGGCAACAGCGTTAGTGGGCGCAGCAGCGTTTGTAGGTTCAGGGGCCGCTAAAGTGACGCCGGCTGGTTGGCAATTGGTCGGTATTGGTGATTTAATCAATACAATGATTACGGCATCTATTGCAGTGCTCATTGTATTATGGTTGGGTAATCGCTTAGGCAGTTTGAACGTAATTTTATTACCGATTATCGTAGGCGGTGGCGCTGGATTGATTGGTGTTTGGACATTACCTTATGTCAGCAAGATTACATTAGCTATCGGTAGTTTAGTGAATACATTTACGACGTTACAACCCGTGTTGATGGGCGTTTTGATTGCAGTCTTATTTTCATTCATTATTGTTTCCCCAATTTCAACAATCGGCGTTGGCTTAGCGATTGGTATTTCAGGTTTAGCAGCAGGATCAGCAGCGATTGGTGTTGCCGTTGCAGCTGTCGTTCTGTTCATCGGGACATTACGTGTGAATAAAATTGGTGTCCCAATTGCGATTTTACTAGGTGGTATGAAAATGATGATTCCTAACGTTATTCGCTATCCTATTATACTCTTACCGATCGGCATTACAGCAGCCGTAACAGGGGCAGCAGGTGCGTTGCTCGGTATTTCAGGTGTGAAAGAAACAGCGGGATTCGGTATTGTCGGCTTAGTCGGTCCAATTAAAGCGTTAGAATTAATGGATGGCAACGGTATGACCAACTTACTGATTGTCCTTGCGGTATTTTTCGTCATTCCGTTAGTTGTCGGTTTTATTGTCGATTACATTTTGTGGAAAGTTTTAAAATTGTATGACTCTGAGATCTATCGTTTTACTGCAACAGAAGATAATAAATAA
- a CDS encoding Glu/Leu/Phe/Val family dehydrogenase, which translates to MIFEKMAQADYEQLVFCHDETTGLKAIICIHDTTLGPALGGCRFWNYESEEDAIVDVMRLAKGMTYKNATAGLNLGGAKTVVIGDPKTDKSEAFFRALGRYIHSLDGRYITAEDVGTTVEDMDFIRLETPYVTGVSESYGSSGNPSPMTALGVYYAMKRTAKEAFGSDSLDGKTVAVQGVGNVAYHMCKYLHEEGAKLIVTDINEEAVQRAVNDFNAEAVGINDIYQVDADIFAPCALGGILNDKTIPELKVKMVCGSANNQLLEDDKHGQMLKERGIIYAPDFVVNSGGVINVADELYGQYNRERAEKKVKNIYEQMDKIFTISKEEGILPLQAAEHLAESRIDTMMRVHSKYSATQK; encoded by the coding sequence ATGATTTTCGAAAAGATGGCACAAGCTGATTACGAGCAGTTAGTTTTTTGCCACGACGAAACAACAGGTTTAAAAGCAATTATTTGTATTCATGACACAACTTTAGGTCCAGCGTTAGGAGGTTGTCGCTTCTGGAATTACGAAAGTGAAGAAGATGCGATTGTCGACGTGATGCGCTTGGCTAAAGGAATGACATATAAAAATGCAACTGCCGGCCTTAATTTAGGTGGCGCAAAAACTGTTGTCATCGGTGATCCGAAAACAGATAAATCTGAAGCATTCTTTAGAGCACTCGGTCGTTACATCCATAGTTTAGATGGCCGTTACATTACTGCCGAAGATGTAGGAACTACGGTAGAAGATATGGATTTCATTCGTTTAGAAACACCATATGTGACAGGTGTCAGTGAGTCTTACGGTTCAAGTGGTAACCCAAGTCCGATGACGGCATTAGGTGTTTATTATGCGATGAAGCGTACGGCAAAAGAAGCGTTTGGCTCTGACAGTTTAGACGGGAAAACTGTTGCTGTACAAGGTGTAGGTAACGTTGCCTATCATATGTGTAAATACTTACATGAAGAAGGCGCGAAACTCATCGTGACTGATATCAATGAAGAAGCCGTGCAACGTGCAGTGAATGACTTTAATGCAGAAGCGGTAGGAATTAACGATATCTATCAAGTTGACGCTGACATTTTTGCGCCATGTGCACTGGGTGGTATTTTAAACGATAAAACGATTCCAGAGTTAAAAGTGAAAATGGTTTGCGGTAGTGCCAACAACCAATTGCTAGAAGATGACAAGCACGGTCAAATGTTAAAAGAACGCGGCATTATTTATGCACCTGACTTTGTTGTGAACAGCGGTGGTGTCATCAACGTAGCAGACGAGTTGTACGGTCAATACAATCGTGAACGTGCTGAAAAGAAAGTGAAAAACATTTACGAGCAAATGGACAAAATTTTCACGATCTCAAAAGAAGAAGGTATTTTACCATTACAAGCAGCGGAACATCTTGCAGAATCACGAATTGATACGATGATGCGTGTACATAGTAAATATTCAGCAACTCAAAAATAA